A region of Nostoc flagelliforme CCNUN1 DNA encodes the following proteins:
- a CDS encoding ribbon-helix-helix domain-containing protein, which produces MNKETFIDMTKRTTIVLPDAVYEDLQIWADEEGRATANLVAFLVEQAIRAKFPSKYPPAYRRVEASDRQT; this is translated from the coding sequence ATGAATAAAGAAACTTTCATCGACATGACTAAGAGAACAACTATTGTTTTACCGGATGCAGTTTATGAAGATTTACAAATATGGGCTGATGAAGAAGGTAGAGCCACAGCTAATCTCGTAGCGTTTCTTGTGGAACAAGCCATAAGAGCTAAATTTCCGTCCAAGTATCCTCCTGCTTACAGAAGAGTAGAGGCAAGCGATCGCCAAACATGA
- a CDS encoding ParM/StbA family protein, giving the protein MAAICRRFTPGLKRRSIFLGSAALAQSDHTLLHEDKAKKAELALESILADLAVLNIPDGVKLSISLSNHNPERWGQEIKRRVEGTHTFEHLHPVTRSIVTKTVEIVVTGIYPEGFGSIAHCLFGEASLVLDPSELAIALDIGSSTWLITVFNGSGAVIDRHLIEGGAGELHSMIAEALDKRNDRVSLLSKDVKHSPSLVNQGIVEGTFTYGGNHLTGKKFETEYSQCLDQWWSNRIEKFANFVTAGNYLDRAKYLVAWGGGVSLPVVDQNLAGLGFVILNNPQFINALGLKLLTQISRGA; this is encoded by the coding sequence ATGGCTGCGATATGTAGAAGGTTCACGCCTGGACTTAAAAGACGTTCAATTTTTCTGGGCAGTGCGGCTCTAGCTCAAAGTGACCACACCCTACTGCACGAAGATAAGGCGAAAAAGGCAGAACTGGCATTAGAAAGCATCCTTGCAGACTTAGCGGTTCTTAATATTCCCGATGGGGTCAAACTTTCAATTAGTTTGAGCAATCACAACCCAGAACGCTGGGGCCAAGAGATTAAACGCAGAGTTGAAGGGACTCACACCTTTGAACATCTGCACCCTGTAACTCGTTCGATTGTCACCAAGACAGTTGAGATTGTAGTCACAGGCATTTACCCCGAAGGTTTTGGAAGCATTGCCCACTGCTTATTCGGTGAAGCATCCCTGGTACTTGACCCATCAGAATTAGCGATCGCTCTCGATATCGGTTCATCGACTTGGTTGATTACCGTGTTCAACGGCAGTGGTGCAGTGATTGACAGACACCTGATTGAAGGTGGAGCGGGTGAACTGCACAGCATGATTGCAGAGGCACTAGACAAACGAAACGACCGAGTAAGTCTGCTGTCCAAGGATGTGAAACACTCGCCCAGTTTGGTGAACCAGGGAATTGTAGAAGGGACTTTCACATACGGCGGCAACCACCTCACAGGTAAAAAGTTTGAAACAGAGTACAGCCAGTGCCTTGATCAGTGGTGGAGTAACAGGATTGAGAAATTCGCCAACTTTGTGACTGCTGGTAATTATCTAGACCGCGCTAAATACCTTGTCGCCTGGGGTGGGGGTGTTTCTCTACCAGTGGTGGATCAAAACCTAGCCGGTTTAGGCTTTGTGATTTTGAACAATCCCCAATTCATCAATGCTTTGGGGTTGAAGCTATTAACTCAAATATCAAGGGGAGCCTGA
- a CDS encoding response regulator, whose translation MKPINVVIIENENISRIGAATILSETGKIQVCGVAKYGKEGIEIVDKQKPDIVIINIDLPDIYGIDVISAIKSKHASIKIVVMTANSSRDTINAAISNGADCYYCKNSVREEVGERFVEAVMAAYNNESWIDPTINRILIDSLRSNDTPDRNALDFLSDFSTKEITVLKLAAGGMKNNEIANVMYVSEGTVRSYLHNSFIKLGVKDRLNAIREAIRLGILSFTDMKIEEEVTQETHTRVKTNHKSQKDTAKTSNKGYKGWVA comes from the coding sequence ATGAAACCTATTAATGTTGTCATCATTGAAAATGAGAACATATCTAGGATTGGCGCGGCAACCATATTATCTGAAACTGGTAAAATCCAAGTCTGTGGCGTTGCCAAATACGGAAAAGAAGGGATAGAAATTGTTGATAAGCAAAAGCCAGATATCGTAATTATAAATATTGATTTACCTGATATCTATGGCATTGATGTAATAAGTGCAATTAAATCCAAACACGCATCAATTAAAATTGTGGTTATGACTGCAAATAGCAGCCGAGATACCATTAACGCAGCCATTAGTAATGGCGCAGACTGCTATTACTGTAAAAATAGCGTCAGAGAAGAAGTAGGAGAAAGATTCGTTGAAGCAGTAATGGCTGCATACAATAATGAATCATGGATTGACCCAACTATTAATCGCATTCTAATTGATAGTCTTAGGTCAAATGACACACCTGATAGAAATGCACTAGACTTTTTAAGTGATTTCTCTACTAAAGAAATCACTGTTCTTAAATTAGCTGCCGGAGGCATGAAAAATAATGAAATTGCCAATGTAATGTATGTTTCAGAAGGTACAGTAAGGTCATATCTACATAATTCATTTATCAAGCTAGGAGTTAAAGATAGGTTAAACGCTATCCGCGAAGCAATCCGTCTGGGAATCCTCAGCTTTACAGACATGAAAATTGAAGAAGAAGTTACTCAAGAAACCCATACAAGAGTCAAAACCAACCATAAAAGTCAAAAAGATACAGCTAAAACGAGTAATAAGGGATACAAAGGCTGGGTTGCCTAG
- a CDS encoding DUF6753 family protein has protein sequence MTNIAKVVEKVIAEYSEEKKAEVTDWILKLGIRPDDPLFNLYAELGTTQFALQQLPGRLDSLVVGWTDMVDDKLNSASKVAIHQQKSAIAEAAKDLIKMTKQAGGALPHLDVSNWRLAQVAGVLGFVLALGTAIGVFTYKTIAGSVTFQQAASGSAILQPEDKKLLDWAKSNEGKVARSIYVKNAAIIKTCRQQKKYSGGCIIAVD, from the coding sequence ATGACTAATATTGCAAAAGTTGTTGAAAAAGTTATTGCAGAATATTCTGAAGAAAAAAAAGCAGAGGTTACTGATTGGATACTGAAATTGGGTATTCGGCCTGATGACCCCTTGTTTAACCTATACGCCGAACTAGGTACAACCCAGTTTGCGTTGCAGCAGCTACCTGGTAGGCTTGACTCCCTTGTGGTGGGTTGGACTGACATGGTAGACGATAAGCTCAATAGTGCTTCTAAGGTGGCTATACACCAACAAAAGAGTGCGATCGCAGAAGCAGCGAAGGATTTAATTAAGATGACTAAGCAAGCTGGCGGGGCTTTGCCTCACTTGGATGTAAGTAATTGGCGATTGGCACAAGTGGCGGGGGTATTGGGTTTTGTACTGGCCTTAGGGACTGCAATTGGTGTTTTTACATACAAGACCATTGCTGGAAGTGTAACTTTTCAGCAGGCGGCTTCTGGATCTGCCATCTTACAACCCGAAGATAAAAAGCTTCTAGATTGGGCTAAATCCAATGAAGGTAAGGTAGCACGTAGTATTTATGTTAAAAACGCCGCCATCATTAAAACTTGCCGCCAGCAGAAGAAGTATTCAGGTGGCTGCATAATTGCAGTTGATTAA
- a CDS encoding transposase translates to MLSDISQQFTDSVLIIQLDNGAFHKAKRLQLADNIILLFQPAHSPELNPIEQVWQYIKRRLRWLLPKNLDDLRAALYLEIGKLTKPIIASIAQRQYIMVALSIAGF, encoded by the coding sequence TTGCTTTCAGATATTTCTCAACAGTTTACTGATTCAGTACTAATTATTCAACTCGATAATGGTGCATTTCATAAAGCCAAACGTCTTCAGTTAGCAGATAACATCATTTTATTATTTCAGCCTGCACATTCTCCTGAATTAAATCCAATTGAGCAGGTTTGGCAATATATTAAGCGCCGACTTCGTTGGTTATTACCTAAAAACCTCGATGATTTACGTGCTGCTCTCTACCTTGAAATTGGAAAATTAACCAAACCAATTATTGCATCTATAGCCCAAAGGCAATATATTATGGTGGCTTTATCTATAGCCGGATTTTAG
- a CDS encoding arsinothricin resistance N-acetyltransferase ArsN1 family B: MKATIRLANEQDASKILAIYAPIIRETTISFELEPPSEIEFRQRIENYQYRMPWLVCEIDGEVVGYAYASPYRTRAAYQWSVESSVYVGENHRRKGIAKVLYASLFKLLQLQGFYNVVAAIALPNQPSVAAHEAVGFEPVGVFQRVGFKFGKWHDVGYWQLSLQPEQSFLSDGENFTQPINPPLSLPEIQKSPLWDEALTSGLLLV; this comes from the coding sequence GTGAAAGCAACAATTAGACTAGCCAACGAACAAGATGCATCAAAAATATTGGCAATTTATGCACCGATTATCCGCGAAACTACAATTTCTTTTGAGTTAGAACCGCCCAGCGAAATCGAGTTTCGACAGCGAATCGAGAACTATCAATACCGGATGCCTTGGCTTGTTTGTGAAATTGATGGTGAGGTTGTAGGCTACGCTTATGCTAGCCCTTATCGTACCCGTGCCGCTTACCAATGGTCTGTAGAATCATCGGTGTACGTCGGTGAGAATCATCGCCGAAAAGGAATTGCCAAGGTTTTGTACGCTTCGCTTTTTAAATTATTGCAACTCCAAGGATTTTATAATGTGGTGGCGGCGATCGCTTTACCCAATCAACCAAGTGTAGCCGCACATGAGGCTGTTGGTTTTGAACCTGTAGGAGTGTTTCAGAGAGTTGGGTTTAAATTTGGTAAGTGGCATGATGTAGGATATTGGCAATTATCTCTCCAACCAGAGCAATCTTTCTTGTCTGACGGCGAAAATTTTACACAACCTATAAATCCACCTCTTTCTTTGCCAGAAATCCAGAAATCGCCTCTATGGGATGAAGCTTTAACAAGTGGACTCTTGCTAGTGTGA
- the pyrE gene encoding orotate phosphoribosyltransferase, translating into MIKSEIVKQIYAVSHLVGSFQLRSGRISSEYFDKYQFEANPSLLDAVVKQMVNLIPSNTEVLAGLELGAISIVTLLSHYSGLPTAFVRKEAKKYGTSRLAEGAQINNRKVLIVEDVVTSGGQIIISAHQLRELGAEIDYALCVIDREEGAVDKLLAEGITLLSLLKRRDFPT; encoded by the coding sequence ATGATTAAAAGTGAAATAGTCAAGCAAATTTATGCAGTTTCACATCTCGTTGGTTCGTTTCAACTGCGTTCTGGAAGAATATCAAGCGAATACTTTGATAAGTATCAATTCGAGGCAAATCCGAGCTTACTTGATGCTGTTGTGAAGCAGATGGTTAATCTCATTCCCAGTAATACTGAAGTACTGGCTGGTCTTGAGCTTGGTGCTATTTCCATAGTGACACTCTTATCACACTACTCTGGCTTACCTACTGCTTTTGTAAGAAAAGAAGCGAAAAAATATGGAACTTCCCGATTAGCGGAAGGCGCACAAATTAATAATCGGAAAGTGCTGATTGTAGAAGATGTAGTAACTTCTGGTGGTCAAATCATTATCTCAGCTCATCAACTTCGTGAACTTGGTGCTGAAATTGATTACGCACTCTGCGTTATCGACCGCGAGGAAGGTGCTGTTGATAAACTCTTAGCTGAAGGTATCACACTGCTTTCTCTGCTCAAGCGTCGTGACTTTCCTACCTAA